One Candidatus Omnitrophota bacterium DNA window includes the following coding sequences:
- a CDS encoding class I SAM-dependent methyltransferase: MENKTSDYYTRYLERVNFYKSFGYDIEKERKFILEKSCPFDGDILEVGTGKGYFTVELAKAGYNFTSVDVSYQEQDYARRNIKYFGFAKLVNFQIENAEQFSFKDASFDTVFVINAIHHFENPYKVMDELIRVTSFEGKFILSDFNEEGLKLIGKIHESEGRTHKAGSVNLNDIGKYLQRKDFSIETYSSKFQEIVTACHSLM, translated from the coding sequence TTGGAAAATAAAACATCAGATTATTATACTCGATATTTAGAAAGGGTAAATTTTTATAAAAGCTTTGGTTACGATATTGAAAAAGAGCGTAAATTTATTTTAGAGAAATCATGCCCTTTCGATGGAGATATTCTAGAAGTGGGGACTGGAAAAGGTTATTTTACTGTTGAGTTAGCTAAGGCAGGGTATAATTTTACTAGTGTTGACGTTTCGTATCAAGAACAAGATTATGCTAGACGGAATATAAAATATTTTGGTTTTGCAAAATTGGTAAATTTTCAAATAGAAAATGCCGAACAATTTAGCTTTAAAGATGCAAGTTTTGATACAGTATTTGTAATCAACGCTATTCATCATTTCGAAAATCCTTATAAAGTAATGGATGAACTTATCAGAGTAACTAGTTTTGAAGGTAAATTTATCTTGAGTGATTTTAACGAAGAGGGGTTAAAACTAATCGGTAAGATTCATGAGAGCGAAGGGAGAACTCATAAGGCAGGCTCGGTAAACTTAAACGATATAGGTAAATATTTACAGAGAAAAGATTTTAGCATAGAAACGTATTCCAGTAAGTTTCAGGAAATAGTGACAGCTTGCCACTCACTTATGTAA
- a CDS encoding DUF5320 family protein — translation MPRGDGTGPFGQGSGTGRGMGRGRGRNGGNSPGAGPSGNCICPSCGAKLSHQASVPCNSLNCPKCATRMLRE, via the coding sequence ATGCCAAGAGGAGATGGGACAGGTCCTTTCGGTCAAGGTTCAGGGACAGGTAGAGGAATGGGGCGCGGTAGGGGGCGCAATGGTGGCAATAGTCCTGGTGCTGGCCCAAGTGGAAATTGTATTTGTCCAAGCTGTGGGGCGAAATTATCTCATCAGGCAAGCGTTCCGTGTAATTCATTAAATTGTCCTAAATGTGCGACTCGAATGTTAAGGGAGTAG
- a CDS encoding 4Fe-4S binding protein, with product MAAKVDNNKCTGCSACVDVCPVQAIKIEEGKAVISQECVDCGACLSQCPVEAISL from the coding sequence ATGGCGGCTAAAGTAGATAATAATAAATGTACTGGTTGTAGCGCTTGTGTTGATGTGTGTCCAGTACAGGCGATTAAGATTGAAGAGGGTAAAGCAGTTATTAGTCAAGAATGTGTAGATTGCGGAGCTTGTTTAAGCCAATGCCCGGTTGAAGCGATTTCGTTATAA
- a CDS encoding NifB/NifX family molybdenum-iron cluster-binding protein translates to MKICITSQGDSLDSTVDPRFGRCQYFIIADTESEDFESVKNPNIDSMGGAGIQSGQLAAEKQVKVILTGNVGPNAFQTLQAAGLDVIAGVSGTIKEVIAKYKRGEFKLTQGPSVDSHFGNK, encoded by the coding sequence ATGAAGATTTGTATTACGTCACAAGGGGATAGCCTAGATTCGACGGTTGATCCTCGCTTTGGTCGTTGTCAGTATTTTATTATTGCTGATACCGAATCAGAGGATTTTGAGTCAGTTAAGAATCCTAATATAGATAGTATGGGTGGGGCTGGAATTCAATCGGGTCAGCTTGCAGCCGAAAAGCAGGTAAAAGTAATTTTAACCGGCAATGTTGGACCAAATGCTTTTCAGACCTTACAGGCAGCAGGCCTTGATGTGATTGCTGGTGTATCGGGAACAATTAAAGAAGTGATAGCGAAGTATAAAAGGGGGGAATTTAAACTAACCCAAGGTCCAAGTGTAGATTCACATTTTGGTAATAAATGA
- a CDS encoding NifB/NifX family molybdenum-iron cluster-binding protein — protein MKVAISTDGDLVSAHFGRCPSFTIVELEGDKLIRKQVVDNPGHHPGFLPQFLKEKGVNAIVAGGMGQRAQMLFDESGIKTIMGISGKVDEIVKQATAGTLKGGESLCQPGAGKGYGVEKTACDHPDEDNCEHE, from the coding sequence TTGAAAGTAGCAATTTCAACAGATGGTGATTTAGTATCAGCTCATTTTGGCCGGTGTCCTTCCTTTACTATTGTAGAGCTTGAGGGTGATAAACTAATAAGGAAACAGGTGGTTGATAACCCAGGGCATCACCCGGGGTTTTTACCTCAGTTTTTAAAGGAGAAAGGAGTGAACGCCATTGTCGCTGGTGGCATGGGGCAAAGGGCTCAAATGTTATTTGATGAAAGTGGAATAAAAACAATAATGGGGATTAGCGGAAAAGTAGATGAAATAGTTAAGCAAGCTACGGCCGGAACACTTAAAGGAGGGGAAAGCCTTTGCCAGCCTGGGGCCGGAAAAGGATATGGCGTAGAAAAGACAGCTTGTGATCATCCTGATGAAGATAACTGTGAGCATGAATAG
- a CDS encoding DUF5320 domain-containing protein: MPGFDGTGPQGLGSMTGGARGYCALPAGSAQRPVRGGFFGRGRGLGRGLGRGFGWRRAGGYAYGNPYFGLPYVPGLTPQQEAVELKAEAKLMQDEIEAMNQRIKELESNAGLEGNK; the protein is encoded by the coding sequence ATGCCAGGTTTCGATGGAACAGGTCCTCAAGGGTTAGGCTCGATGACCGGTGGGGCAAGAGGCTATTGTGCATTGCCGGCAGGAAGTGCGCAGCGTCCGGTCAGAGGTGGATTTTTTGGCAGAGGTCGTGGATTAGGAAGGGGTCTTGGAAGAGGCTTTGGATGGCGAAGAGCCGGCGGTTACGCTTACGGAAATCCTTATTTTGGATTACCGTATGTTCCCGGGCTTACACCACAGCAGGAGGCAGTTGAGTTAAAAGCCGAAGCGAAGCTGATGCAGGATGAGATTGAAGCTATGAATCAGCGCATTAAGGAATTAGAATCTAATGCTGGACTTGAAGGTAATAAATAG
- a CDS encoding transcriptional repressor: MQGRCKRGPSWWQGKFKGCGYRFTVPRRAILDVLGATSVHVSAEDVYIKVHKDYPNVGLTTVYRTLELLVQMGLVIRSDFGDRRARYELNQGPKGQRHHHHHLVCRNCGRVIDYTDFIKDEIELLQKTEKGLSKKYNFKIDDHVIQFYGLCDKCKGKKEE, from the coding sequence GTGCAAGGTAGATGCAAAAGAGGGCCTAGCTGGTGGCAAGGCAAATTCAAAGGATGTGGTTATAGGTTTACTGTTCCGAGAAGGGCAATTTTGGACGTTTTAGGTGCAACCTCTGTACATGTTAGTGCTGAGGATGTATATATAAAGGTTCATAAGGATTATCCCAATGTTGGCTTAACTACTGTGTATCGTACGCTTGAATTGCTTGTTCAAATGGGCTTGGTAATTAGATCAGATTTTGGAGATAGAAGAGCACGCTATGAGTTAAACCAGGGCCCCAAAGGCCAACGGCATCATCATCATCATTTAGTATGTAGGAATTGTGGAAGGGTTATTGACTATACTGATTTTATTAAAGATGAAATTGAACTATTACAGAAGACAGAAAAAGGATTGTCTAAAAAATATAACTTTAAAATCGACGATCACGTTATCCAATTTTATGGGTTATGTGATAAATGTAAAGGTAAAAAGGAGGAGTAA
- a CDS encoding DUF3568 domain-containing protein, with the protein MKKFLIVLGVIVVLLVSIIVFKNPIIKSVVTTAASRITGVPVHMDGFSFSILKSSIRISGLKIYNPSGFPKGILVSCSKINVIYDRAALFKQKLHLVLVEVELDEMGLMKNKEGELNVDSLKVVQAPKPSKPMPMRIDLLTLGIGKIVYKDYSVGTEPAVRVQDVNIHKSYKGITSAQQLAVLILVEPVKAAGIKAAKIYGLVMLSGVAALPVGIAATFLGKDSVQQTTDASFQHVYEVSLEVVKRIGKLTKEDAANGAIKANIQGAMVAIQLRRESDNKTEITISARKYVFPKPDIAGGVLYQIVDKL; encoded by the coding sequence ATGAAGAAATTTCTTATAGTGCTAGGAGTAATAGTAGTTCTTTTAGTATCTATCATAGTTTTTAAAAATCCGATAATTAAATCTGTGGTGACAACTGCCGCCTCTCGCATTACCGGAGTGCCGGTCCATATGGATGGTTTTTCATTTAGTATTTTAAAATCATCTATACGTATATCCGGGCTCAAAATATACAATCCAAGTGGGTTTCCTAAGGGCATACTTGTCTCTTGCTCGAAAATAAACGTTATCTATGACCGCGCTGCCCTTTTTAAACAAAAATTACACTTGGTACTTGTGGAGGTTGAGTTAGATGAGATGGGGCTCATGAAGAACAAAGAAGGAGAGCTCAATGTAGATTCGTTAAAGGTGGTGCAGGCGCCAAAGCCGTCTAAGCCTATGCCGATGCGAATCGATCTCTTGACTCTAGGCATTGGAAAAATAGTTTATAAAGATTATTCAGTAGGCACGGAGCCGGCTGTGCGAGTGCAGGACGTTAATATTCATAAAAGCTATAAAGGTATTACTAGTGCGCAACAACTGGCTGTCTTGATCCTTGTGGAACCGGTAAAGGCTGCGGGGATAAAAGCCGCTAAGATATACGGCCTTGTTATGTTGTCTGGAGTGGCGGCCTTGCCGGTTGGTATCGCGGCAACATTTTTAGGTAAGGATAGTGTGCAGCAAACCACGGATGCCAGCTTTCAACATGTGTATGAAGTAAGCCTTGAGGTAGTAAAACGGATTGGAAAATTAACCAAAGAGGATGCGGCAAACGGAGCCATTAAAGCGAATATACAGGGTGCGATGGTGGCGATTCAACTCAGGAGGGAGTCGGATAACAAGACTGAGATAACAATTTCCGCGCGCAAATATGTTTTTCCAAAGCCTGATATTGCCGGAGGGGTTTTGTATCAGATAGTCGATAAGCTGTAA
- a CDS encoding GlsB/YeaQ/YmgE family stress response membrane protein: protein MEHNTIGQWVWFLVIGGAIGWLAGLIVSGRGFGIIGDIVIGIFGAMLGGWIAREIGLSTGSSSIGAFLVALGGAVILVGLTRLVVRHA, encoded by the coding sequence ATGGAGCATAACACAATAGGACAGTGGGTATGGTTTCTCGTTATCGGTGGAGCGATTGGATGGTTGGCAGGGTTGATTGTCAGCGGTCGGGGTTTTGGAATTATCGGAGATATTGTGATTGGGATTTTTGGGGCTATGCTTGGCGGATGGATAGCCAGAGAAATCGGGTTATCTACCGGTAGTAGTTCAATTGGTGCCTTTTTAGTGGCACTTGGTGGCGCTGTGATCTTAGTTGGCTTGACACGTCTTGTTGTAAGGCATGCATAA
- a CDS encoding glycoside hydrolase family 15 protein → MKNYDYAIIGNCTSSALISSDCSIDWLCFPFFDSPSVFAKILDQDKGGYFKISAANIIKVEQHYVVHTPILRTIFTTEDGVFELRDYMPRFFTLRDEYYCPPEIHRDILLISGNPKIIVELKPKPNYAISDCEIVLENNHLKITSKKGEYASFYLYSNLDYNKIMSSEPMELKGTSFLLFSYHEKLQDIDTDKIYIEYEKTKTYWLDWVYRTKVPSKYKDLLIRSAITLKLLTYQRSGAVIAAPTTSLPEIIGKDRNWDYRYCWIRDASMIVDLYTRIGHMRSAQRYMNFVLNRRLLKHENISVMYGINGERLLTEKILDHLAGYEGSKPVRIGNDAYRQVQNDIYGQLIEAIYTYLITNRRGKATIDEEIWTVVRDLANNVLKKWREPDNGIWERRGELRHYVHSKVMSWVAMDRAAKIASFIGRPSNAEKWLKVASEIKQDILENGWDEARESFVMCYGAQELDAANLLMLHYGFLEKSDPKMIKTVEKTYQELTKSGFTFRYISEDEFGQPENAFIVCTFWMINSLYLIGEEKTSREMLKNILRCLNKFSLFSEDVEISSGRLTGNFPQGYSHLALIQTILLLETNYNWSDASIIQNFN, encoded by the coding sequence ATGAAAAACTACGATTATGCGATTATCGGAAATTGCACAAGCTCGGCTTTGATTTCTAGTGATTGCAGTATAGATTGGCTGTGTTTTCCTTTTTTTGATTCGCCATCGGTATTTGCTAAAATCCTAGACCAAGATAAAGGAGGATATTTCAAGATATCCGCTGCGAATATAATAAAAGTAGAACAACATTATGTTGTTCACACGCCGATCCTTCGGACCATTTTTACTACAGAAGATGGGGTTTTTGAATTAAGGGATTATATGCCTCGTTTTTTTACTTTAAGAGACGAGTATTACTGTCCACCGGAGATTCACCGGGATATTTTGCTTATTTCTGGTAATCCAAAAATTATCGTTGAGTTGAAACCAAAGCCGAATTATGCCATTAGTGATTGCGAGATTGTCTTAGAAAATAATCATTTAAAGATTACCTCCAAGAAAGGTGAATACGCAAGTTTTTATTTATATAGTAATTTAGACTATAATAAAATAATGAGCTCAGAGCCCATGGAATTGAAGGGCACTTCTTTTTTGCTTTTTTCTTATCACGAAAAGCTACAAGACATCGATACGGATAAGATATATATTGAATACGAGAAGACAAAGACTTACTGGCTGGATTGGGTATATCGAACAAAAGTTCCCTCAAAGTATAAAGATTTACTTATCCGTTCAGCTATCACCCTCAAGCTTCTTACCTATCAGCGTTCGGGGGCTGTTATTGCAGCGCCGACAACATCGCTGCCGGAGATAATTGGCAAGGATCGGAACTGGGACTATCGATATTGTTGGATAAGGGATGCCTCAATGATTGTAGATTTATATACTAGAATCGGGCATATGCGTTCGGCGCAGCGCTATATGAATTTTGTATTAAACCGAAGGTTACTGAAACACGAGAATATATCGGTTATGTACGGAATAAATGGCGAAAGGCTATTGACCGAGAAAATATTAGATCATCTGGCCGGCTATGAGGGTTCTAAGCCTGTACGAATCGGTAACGATGCCTATAGACAGGTGCAAAATGATATCTATGGCCAGCTCATTGAGGCTATCTATACGTACCTTATAACCAATCGCAGAGGAAAGGCTACGATAGATGAAGAAATTTGGACAGTAGTTAGGGATTTAGCAAATAATGTGTTGAAAAAATGGCGAGAGCCGGACAATGGAATATGGGAGCGTAGGGGGGAATTAAGGCATTATGTTCATTCGAAGGTTATGAGTTGGGTAGCTATGGATAGGGCTGCAAAGATTGCTAGTTTTATTGGAAGGCCTAGTAATGCCGAAAAATGGTTAAAAGTAGCTTCGGAGATCAAGCAAGATATACTAGAAAACGGTTGGGATGAGGCTCGCGAGTCATTTGTGATGTGTTATGGTGCTCAGGAGTTAGATGCCGCTAATCTTTTGATGCTACATTACGGCTTTCTGGAAAAGAGCGATCCGAAAATGATTAAGACTGTGGAAAAAACATATCAAGAACTAACCAAGTCCGGTTTTACTTTTCGTTACATTTCAGAGGATGAATTCGGTCAGCCGGAAAACGCCTTTATCGTTTGCACCTTTTGGATGATAAATTCTTTATATTTGATCGGAGAAGAAAAAACCAGTCGGGAAATGCTGAAAAATATTTTACGCTGTCTGAATAAATTTAGTCTTTTCTCTGAGGATGTGGAAATAAGTTCCGGCCGTTTGACCGGTAACTTTCCTCAGGGGTATTCGCATCTAGCTTTGATTCAGACTATCTTGCTTTTAGAGACAAATTATAACTGGAGCGATGCTTCAATAATACAAAATTTTAATTAA